Proteins encoded within one genomic window of Dyadobacter chenhuakuii:
- a CDS encoding sensor histidine kinase: MIAVTVEVTENVMSDLATQKSQTALREAEMDNQIKTAVLDYCELIIGISYLEPMPEPLYNNQYTLQKLGWQHNKGRTLIDAVYPEDREFVLGVLPEIFAQKGGSHEIRLWNEVTEEPFWVQWNVMVIDNPQTGLPAILATVSPDITERKEQQLLMQQQQQSLLNAIEVAQLGTWSMDIATQKTTFSRRHLDMFGVSAQEMSLTQAIGHVIEGERQGLADAFFYALHSESDGKFEAEYTIRHAITNQLHIIHSKGQTIYDTSGNAVSISGIAQDVTVLRNQQQTLESLVERRTQELDATNKELAIGNQKLQYANLLLSRSNEDLNRFAYVASHDLQEPLRKIQQFGSRLNTEYEAASPKAKDYLQRMIAAVERMSNLISDLLTFSRISTNDAPTQSVSLHLLIQQVLIELDVQITEANAVFEIGSLPELEGNPTHLGQLFQNLISNAIKFRKTDDAGAFIPPTIKIYANKIASADLPVLTQPSGKASYYHQINVSDNGIGFNEIYLDRIFQVFQRLHGRSEYSGTGIGLAICERIVTSLGGVITASSVPGAGATFQIYIPQT, from the coding sequence AACTGCGCTCAGGGAGGCGGAGATGGATAATCAGATCAAAACAGCAGTGTTGGACTATTGTGAGCTGATCATTGGTATTAGCTATCTGGAACCTATGCCTGAGCCTTTATACAACAATCAATATACGTTGCAAAAGCTGGGTTGGCAGCATAACAAAGGCCGTACCCTTATTGATGCAGTGTATCCCGAAGACCGGGAGTTTGTCCTTGGTGTACTTCCCGAGATATTTGCTCAAAAAGGGGGTAGCCATGAAATCAGGCTGTGGAACGAGGTGACCGAAGAACCATTTTGGGTTCAATGGAATGTGATGGTCATCGATAATCCTCAGACAGGGCTCCCAGCAATTCTTGCCACGGTAAGCCCTGACATTACCGAGCGGAAAGAGCAGCAACTGTTAATGCAACAACAGCAGCAATCGCTGCTAAATGCGATTGAGGTAGCCCAGCTTGGTACCTGGAGCATGGATATTGCTACGCAGAAAACAACATTTTCCCGCCGTCATCTGGACATGTTTGGTGTGTCGGCACAAGAGATGAGCCTTACCCAGGCAATAGGCCATGTTATTGAAGGCGAACGCCAGGGATTGGCCGATGCATTTTTTTATGCACTTCATTCTGAAAGTGATGGCAAGTTTGAGGCAGAATACACGATTCGGCATGCGATCACAAATCAGCTGCACATTATCCATTCCAAAGGACAAACCATCTACGATACATCAGGCAATGCTGTCAGCATTTCAGGAATTGCCCAAGATGTGACGGTTTTAAGAAACCAGCAGCAAACCCTTGAATCCCTGGTTGAACGGAGAACCCAGGAATTGGATGCCACCAATAAGGAACTGGCAATTGGAAATCAGAAGTTGCAGTACGCAAATCTATTGCTAAGCCGCTCCAATGAGGATTTAAACAGGTTTGCTTATGTGGCCTCACATGACTTGCAAGAACCCCTTCGAAAGATTCAGCAATTTGGAAGTCGGTTGAATACTGAGTATGAAGCAGCATCACCAAAGGCAAAAGATTATTTGCAAAGGATGATTGCAGCCGTAGAGCGGATGTCAAATCTTATCAGTGACCTGCTGACATTCTCCCGTATCTCTACAAATGACGCCCCGACTCAAAGTGTTTCACTACACCTACTTATACAACAAGTGCTGATAGAATTGGATGTACAGATCACCGAGGCAAATGCAGTATTCGAAATTGGCTCCTTACCTGAGCTTGAAGGAAACCCTACCCATCTTGGGCAGCTTTTTCAGAATTTAATTAGCAATGCTATTAAGTTTCGAAAAACCGACGATGCTGGCGCTTTCATACCCCCAACAATTAAGATCTATGCCAACAAAATTGCTTCTGCAGATTTGCCAGTATTAACCCAGCCTTCAGGTAAGGCTTCCTATTATCATCAGATCAACGTGAGCGACAATGGTATTGGTTTCAACGAAATTTATCTTGACCGTATTTTTCAGGTCTTTCAGCGCTTGCATGGCAGGAGTGAATATTCGGGAACTGGCATTGGCCTTGCAATTTGTGAACGCATAGTAACTAGTTTGGGTGGGGTTATCACTGCCAGCAGTGTTCCAGGAGCTGGTGCAACGTTTCAGATTTACATTCCACAAACTTAG